Proteins from a genomic interval of Toxoplasma gondii ME49 chromosome Ia, whole genome shotgun sequence:
- a CDS encoding KRUF family protein (encoded by transcript TGME49_295935~This gene belongs to the Lysine-Arginine rich Unidentified Function (KRUF) family of Toxoplasma-expanded genes.), whose amino-acid sequence MVTWHALVSIAVAAISCSVEENIWNHSNLCRIRVALDIFRNLWAPSSTLLFHGELCIRAFAARAPGHDDSAKKDLTGQPLPVSEAELEAAQALLALSARSAIDTSGTQEEPAASAAAAPPGGRGATPGAADPSTQSSQPVARRKPVKDSGVKSSAPGGLGLARTVSLEGRGEVTFGQLAIEKLRRDAKTLQEEWGCKDVYVKMAVGRRVLKRCAAVTRSQITRMAIEARHKYEIRSPAQLRQAAELEALANRVAAMLEAAGVDVSGSGGSSASRSEASERASRKDGDGLTPAAASDTSTHGSSNGTYLQVGLSKLKKEAAELREKLSDKTSFIVQQAAVRLAQSTNVDPTDRRIDQWLTQARARYYNSSPLWQQKAEKLEALAAEWERQIATGAVTPLRPVEGTPSRKKAIKQAAGPDPTAGRPVARGRGRRKREPRDEGAASAVPPELLESSVPQVEAQMSSLRGTFFGSNIDVPGHEATTYVQLAIDKMRQEADAWEKKYRSAAAFVQDNLACRMLQENNRNPPPDTTRRWMTLAARRFSYRGCVSLQEAADLRRAADNLEKEAAAAGVLIRTSQEPTAPPSESAGPSQAAQAEGMAGGPRIRIPGEGDATFAHIAIASLRRRAEKIRALWGCGKKMYVAIQVAHRVVRTGQPSPSESTLRVWKTEAGNRYERRSSEKRKLAEQLEAQALALEQELHSLLSSARAHEASPPPVSEETAEQSSPGVSGKRKEKRKHLAPSSSEQPGEGSSSGGGLRVPRSLWLTPVAAFRLDAPSSGDGGEVASSRRLEPSTTQKAQKKRDCRSQQVTASSSTTVKRAPQASGEQVPARREPVRSSTLHRSPAPSETKGTSGGIEAPPSKKARLLPYLSAQSAASLPSPPTLVSPLGPQSPTAAEGRGPPQDPTLSQGSASPQEVSRLTAPPPLAHPATSAAMRELTRYLSLPLKKRPIREAPSALHTSPTSPPRSEQGLGLVSIRPLATSGTEAPLRHESLPYTTPSEPGSTSATASGGGRLLQPRPPERR is encoded by the exons ATGGTGACATGGCATGCGCTTGTAAGCATAGCCGTCGCAGCAATCAGCTGCTCGGTGGAGGAAAACATTTGGAACCACTCCAACCTCTGCCGGATCCGCGTAGCTCTGGATATCTTCCGCAACCTGTGGGCACCTTCCTCAACACTCCTCTTTCATGGCGAACTGTGTATCAGGGCATTTGCTGCTCGTGCTCCAGGACATGATGATTCGGCCAAGAAGGACCTCACCGGTCAACCGCTCCCCGTTAGTGAGGCAGAACTAGAGGCGGCACAAGCATTGCTTGCGCTCAGCGCGCGTTCGGCAATTGACACCTCTGGAACTCAAGAAGAGCCTGCGGCgtcggcagcagcagctcctcCAGGCGGACGCGGAGCCACACCTGGAGCGGCTGATCCCA GCACGCAATCAAGTCAACCTGTAGCCAGACGCAAACCGGTGAAGGACTCCGGAGTCAAAAGCTCTGCGCCAGGAGGACTAGGCCTTGCCCGTACGGTTTCATTGGAGGGCCGTGGAGAGGTGACGTTTGGGCAGCTTGCGATTGAGAAGCTGAGGAGGGATGCGAAGACGCTTCAAGAGGAATGGGGTTGTAAGGATGTGTACGTCAAAATGGCTGTTGGGCGTCGCGTCTTGAAGAGATGTGCTGCCGTTACACGGTCACAGATAACGCGCATGGCTATTGAAGCTAGACACAAGTATGAGATACGCTCGCCTGCGCAACTTAGACAGGCCGCAGAACTGGAGGCGCTGGCGAACAGAGTAGCAGCGATGCTGGAGGCAGCTGGGGTGGACGTCTCAGGCTCTGGGGGAAGCAGCGCGTCGCGATCCGAAGCGAGTGAGCGAGCTTCCAGAAAAGATGGAGATGGACTGACACCAG ctgctgcgtccGATACCTCGACTCATGGGAGTAGCAACGGCACCTATCTGCAGGTGGGCCTCAGCAAGCTAAAAAAGGAAGCTGCTGAGTTAAGGGAAAAACTGAGTGACAAAACGTCCTTCATTGTGCAACAAGCGGCTGTTCGTCTGGCGCAGTCCACAAACGTCGACCCCACAGATCGTCGAATAGACCAATGGTTAACCCAAGCAAGAGCACGCTATTATAACAGTAGTCCGCTTTGGCAACaaaaagcggagaaactTGAGGCTCTGGCAGCTGAATGGGAGAGACAGATTGCTACAGGCGCCGTGACACCCCTTCGTCCCGTCGAAGGCACCCCCTCCCGCAAGAAAGCAATTAAACAAGCCGCAGGGCCAGACCCTACGGCGGGGCGTCCAG TGGCGCGTGGTCGTGGCCGCCGGAAACGGGAAccaagagacgaaggggcGGCCAGTGCCGTGCCACCTGAGCTATTGGAGAGCAGTGTGCCTCAAGTCGAAGCGCAGATGAGCTCACTCCGTGGTACATTCTTCGGCAGCAATATTGATGTGCCAGGGCATGAGGCAACCACCTATGTGCAACTTGCCATCGACAAGATGAGGCAAGAGGCTGACGCTTGGGAGAAGAAGTATCGCAGCGCCGCTGCGTTCGTACAGGACAACCTTGCGTGCCGCATGCTCCAAGAGAATAATAGAAATCCGCCTCCAGATACAACAAGGCGATGGATGACGTTAGCGGCACGCAGGTTCTCGTATCGCGGATGTGTCAGCCTCCAGGAGGCCGCGGATTTGAGACGCGCTGCCGACAATCtagagaaggaggcggcagcggcaGGAGTGTTGATACGGACATCCCAGGAGCCAACTGCTCCGCCTTCGGAATCTGCTGGTCCTTCGCAAGCCGCACAAGCAGAAGGAATGGCAGGCG GACCACGCATACGGATACCTGGGGAAGGCGACGCCACGTTCGCACACATCGCCATTGCCAGCTTAcggagaagggcagagaagatACGAGCGCTATGGGGCTGTGGAAAAAAGATGTACGTAGCGATCCAGGTGGCACATCGTGTAGTGCGTACCGGACAACCTTCGCCGTCCGAAAGCACGCTGAGGGTGTGGAAAACTGAAGCAGGAAACCGGTATGAGCGACGGAGTTCCGAAAAGCGGAAGCTGGCCGAGCAACTAGAAGCTCAGGCGTTGGCTCTGGAACAGGAACTTCACAGCCTCCTCTCGTCAGCACGCGCCCATGAGGCAAGCCCACCGCCGGTTTCCGAAGAGACTG CGGAACAGTCCAGCCCGGGTGTGTCGggcaaaagaaaagagaaacggaaacacCTGGCCCCGAGCAGCTCCGAGCAACCTGGTGAAGGTTCCTCGAGCGGCGGAGGACTCCGGGTGCCTAGGTCACTTTGGCTAACACCTGTCGCCGCATTCCGCCTGGACGCGCCTagcagcggcgacggcggTGAGGTCGCATCCAGTCGACGTCTTGAGCCTTCCACGACTCAAAAGGCCCAGAAAAAGCGTGACTGCCGATCACAACAAGTgactgcgtcttcttcaacAACAGTCAAACGCGCGCCACAGGCTTCAGGCGAACAGGTACCAGCACGTCGAGAACCAGTTCGCTCCAGCACTCTCCACCGCAGCCCAGCCCCCTCCGAAACGAAAGGTACCTCTGGCGGGATCGAGGCACCCCCCTCCAAAAAAGCACGGCTCCTTCCTTATTTATCAGCTCAATCCGCTGCATCCCTGCCATCGCCCCCGactcttgtctctccgctTGGGCCCCAGTCGCCGACGGCAGCGGAGGGCCGAGGGCCGCCTCAAGACCCGACGCTGTCTCAGGGCTCGGCCTCCCCTCAGGAGGTTTCTCGATTGACCGCCCCTCCTCCCCTGGCACACCCCGCAACGTCTGCTGCTATGCGTGAGCTGACTCGATATCTGTCGCTGCCGCTCAAGAAGCGGCCCATCCGTGAAGCTCCATCTGCGCTGCACACGTCGCCCACTAGCCCGCCTCGGAGCGAGCAGGGGCTCGGTCTCGTCTCCATCCGACCTCTTGCGACGTCGGGCACTGAGGCTCCACTGCGGCATGAGTCGCTACCCTACACGACGCCGTCAGAGCCAGGCTCGACATCAGCGACTGCTTCTGGTGGTGGTCGTCTTTTACAACCTCGCCCTCCAGAACGCCGGTGA